Proteins encoded by one window of Arachis ipaensis cultivar K30076 chromosome B04, Araip1.1, whole genome shotgun sequence:
- the LOC107639156 gene encoding transcription factor Pur-alpha 1: protein MEASSGGGGGGAAAAGGGVGGGGGNDVELMCKTLQVEHKLFYFDLKENPRGRYLKISEKTSATRSTIIVPSSGISWFLDLFNYYVNSEDHELYSKELQLDTKIFYFDIGENRRGRFLKVSEASVSRNRSTIIVPAGSSRDEGWAAFRNILADINEGSRLFILPNQQSSESSERIVGLSDDVGAGFIAGHSNQPPTTSELDRSVDLPAQEEIGNVGVSKVIRADQKRFFFDLGSNNRGHFLRISEVAGSDRSSIILPLSGLKQFHEIVGHFVEITKDRIEGMSIASVRTVDPPQR from the exons ATGGAGGCTAGCTCCGGAGGAGGTGGTGGCGGTGCTGCGGCCGCTGGTGGCGGTGTCGGCGGTGGTGGAGGAAACGACGTGGAGCTGATGTGCAAGACTCTGCAGGTGGAGCACAAGTTGTTCTACTTCGATCTGAAGGAGAATCCTCGCGGCCGCTATCTCAAGATATCGGAGAAGACCTCTGCGACGAGGTCCACCATCATCGTCCCCTCCTCTGGCATCTCCTGGTTCCTCGATCTCTTCAATTACTACGTCAATTCTGAAGATCATGAGCTATATAGCAAGGAATTGCAGCTCGACACTAAG ATTTTCTACTTCGACATTGGGGAGAATAGGAGGGGCCGTTTCTTAAAG gTGTCTGAAGCTTCTGTGAGTAGAAACCGTAGTACTATCATTGTTCCTGCAGGAAGTTCCAGAGATGAAGGTTGGGCAGCATTTAGGAACATTTTGGCTGATATCAACGAAGGATCAAGGCTTTTCATTCTACCCAATCAG CAAAGTTCTGAATCCTCTGAACGTATTGTTGGACTTTCTGATGATGTTGGTGCCGGCTTTATCGCTGGCCATAGTAATCAACCACCAACCACTTCTGAGTTGGACAGGTCTGTTGATTTGCCTGCGCAAGAAGAAATTGGGAATGTGGGGGTCTCAAAAGTGATTAGGGCTGATCAAAAAAGATTCTTCTTTGATCTTGGGAGCAATAATAGGGGCCATTTTTTAAGAATCTCTGAG GTTGCAGGTTCTGATCGATCCTCAATAATTCTTCCACTGTCAGGGCTAAAGCAATTTCATGAGATAGTTGGTCACTTTGTGGAAATCACCAAGGACCGAATTGAGGGAATGTCCATTGCTAGTGTCCGTACAGTTGATCCCCCTCAAAGATGA